The proteins below are encoded in one region of Streptomyces roseirectus:
- a CDS encoding AfsR/SARP family transcriptional regulator, which yields MEPVFRVLGPLRLTGPAGPIRLPAGRERVVAAQLILNANKVLSVERLADAVWDYDAPSTARTQIQICISRLRRAFDAAGLSGRIVTSRPGYQLVTEPDEVDLPVFEREVSEALRAIRRRATPDATAEGVARARRALGLFTGEPLADVGSEVVQSVARQLAQRRLHVLEVCLDAQLDLGQAADVVDEIAALVAEHPLHGRLVALNMKALQRLGRRADALAVYREALREYRDRLGLEPDPELRHLHETILQDMSYPAGEGRGPEEPRPLDSPSSSDTHGTLRPPTLGRELLPAPGTCHLDGRTEEFRALRRVLREARTGAPGAETTGTGGTGPVGTGMPGAPRAGVPGTSPGGLGGAGMSRAGTPGTSPAGSGGTGVSRTGVPGVGTSPAGAPGTTGMSPAGAPGTTAPGEGTSRAGTPGAAPTYANPTAPGPTSAPPAGPASAYPASAGPASAYPASAGPASAYPAPAGPASAYPNPAGPGPAFTASAYPIPAGPASAYPAPAGPASAYPNPAGPGPAFTASAYPAPAGPASAYPAPAGPGPAFAAPVHPDLSDLADLAEPGVRPGPVLVSVSGPRGIGKTAFVVAAAARLAADYPDGRLYHDMRRADGTPVDPHTVLATFLRALGVPSAEVPPTAEERSARYRELLRERRVLVVLDDAQDFRQVSPLLTDGTDSAVILVSREPWGAQPVARRIRLGHLDTDASVSYLARLVGAARIAAEPEAARRLAERCAGLPLALTALACRLNRRSQWPLSLHLKSLKDDATLLDQLSTAEPDVRAALQADYDDLRPTARVLLQRLARWGDRPFSPTVVDALLGCPPGAGMEVLDDLVVAGLVDVLPAPSAPESYRLVGLIHLLLHPSPPHRSPLDPLPPLPPLLKRPLPTRTTQPTGPLR from the coding sequence TTGGAACCTGTCTTTCGAGTTCTCGGACCGCTCCGGCTGACCGGTCCGGCAGGACCGATCCGGCTCCCCGCCGGGCGCGAGCGCGTCGTCGCCGCGCAGCTGATCCTCAACGCCAACAAGGTGCTCTCCGTGGAGCGGCTGGCGGACGCGGTCTGGGACTACGACGCGCCGTCCACCGCGCGGACCCAGATCCAGATCTGCATCTCGCGCCTGCGCCGGGCGTTCGACGCGGCGGGGCTCTCCGGACGGATCGTCACCTCACGCCCCGGCTACCAGCTCGTCACCGAACCGGACGAGGTGGACCTGCCCGTCTTCGAACGCGAGGTCTCCGAGGCCCTGCGCGCGATCCGCCGCCGCGCGACGCCCGACGCGACCGCCGAGGGGGTCGCCCGTGCGCGCCGCGCGCTCGGCCTCTTCACCGGCGAGCCGCTGGCGGACGTCGGCAGCGAGGTCGTCCAGTCCGTCGCGCGCCAGCTCGCGCAGCGCCGGCTGCACGTCCTCGAGGTCTGTCTCGACGCGCAGCTCGACCTCGGGCAGGCGGCGGACGTCGTCGACGAGATCGCCGCGCTCGTCGCCGAACACCCGCTGCACGGGCGGCTCGTGGCGCTCAACATGAAGGCGCTCCAGCGGCTGGGGCGGCGGGCCGACGCGCTCGCCGTCTACCGGGAGGCGCTGCGCGAATACCGCGACCGGCTCGGGCTGGAGCCCGACCCCGAGTTGAGACACCTGCATGAAACGATTCTGCAAGACATGAGTTACCCGGCGGGCGAAGGCCGCGGGCCGGAAGAACCCCGCCCCCTCGACTCCCCTTCCTCCTCCGACACCCACGGCACCCTGCGCCCCCCCACCCTCGGCCGCGAACTCCTCCCCGCACCGGGTACCTGCCACCTCGACGGCCGCACGGAGGAATTCCGCGCGCTGCGAAGGGTCCTGCGCGAGGCGCGGACGGGGGCGCCGGGGGCGGAGACGACGGGTACGGGCGGGACGGGTCCGGTGGGGACGGGCATGCCGGGGGCGCCGCGCGCGGGCGTGCCGGGGACGAGTCCGGGGGGCTTGGGCGGGGCGGGGATGTCGCGCGCGGGCACGCCGGGGACGAGTCCTGCGGGTTCGGGCGGGACGGGGGTGTCGCGTACGGGCGTGCCGGGGGTAGGGACGTCGCCTGCGGGTGCGCCGGGGACGACGGGAATGTCGCCTGCGGGCGCGCCGGGGACGACGGCTCCGGGCGAGGGCACCTCGCGCGCGGGCACGCCGGGCGCGGCCCCCACGTACGCGAACCCCACCGCTCCGGGCCCGACGTCCGCACCCCCCGCTGGTCCGGCCTCCGCCTACCCGGCCTCCGCTGGTCCGGCTTCCGCCTACCCGGCCTCCGCTGGTCCGGCTTCCGCGTATCCGGCCCCCGCTGGTCCGGCTTCCGCCTACCCGAACCCCGCTGGTCCGGGCCCGGCGTTCACGGCTTCCGCGTATCCGATCCCCGCTGGTCCGGCCTCTGCCTACCCGGCCCCCGCTGGTCCGGCTTCCGCCTACCCGAACCCCGCTGGTCCGGGCCCGGCGTTCACGGCTTCCGCGTATCCGGCCCCCGCTGGTCCGGCCTCTGCCTACCCGGCCCCCGCTGGTCCGGGCCCCGCGTTCGCGGCCCCCGTCCATCCCGACCTCTCTGACCTCGCCGACCTCGCCGAGCCCGGCGTCCGGCCCGGTCCCGTGCTCGTCTCTGTCTCCGGGCCGCGTGGTATCGGGAAGACGGCGTTCGTTGTCGCCGCGGCGGCCAGGCTCGCCGCCGACTATCCGGACGGCCGGCTGTACCACGACATGCGCCGTGCGGACGGTACGCCGGTGGACCCCCACACCGTCCTCGCGACGTTCCTGCGGGCCCTCGGTGTCCCGTCGGCCGAGGTGCCGCCGACGGCGGAGGAACGCTCGGCGCGGTACCGGGAGTTGCTGCGGGAACGCCGGGTGCTGGTGGTCCTCGACGACGCGCAGGACTTCCGGCAGGTGTCCCCGCTGCTGACGGACGGCACCGACAGCGCGGTCATCCTGGTCAGCAGGGAACCGTGGGGCGCGCAGCCGGTGGCCCGCCGGATCAGGCTGGGCCACCTCGACACGGACGCCTCCGTCAGCTACCTCGCGCGGCTGGTGGGCGCGGCCCGGATCGCCGCGGAACCGGAGGCGGCCCGCCGGCTCGCGGAGCGCTGCGCGGGGCTGCCGCTGGCCCTGACCGCGCTGGCCTGCCGGCTGAACCGGCGTTCCCAGTGGCCCCTGTCCCTGCACCTGAAGTCCCTCAAGGACGACGCGACCCTCCTGGACCAGCTCTCCACCGCCGAACCCGACGTCCGGGCCGCGCTCCAGGCCGACTACGACGACCTGCGCCCCACCGCCCGCGTGCTGCTCCAACGCCTGGCCCGCTGGGGCGACCGCCCCTTCTCCCCCACGGTGGTCGACGCCCTCCTGGGCTGCCCGCCGGGCGCCGGCATGGAAGTCCTGGACGACCTGGTGGTGGCCGGCCTGGTGGACGTCCTCCCCGCCCCCAGCGCACCGGAGTCCTACCGCCTGGTCGGCCTCATCCACCTCCTCCTCCACCCCTCCCCGCCCCACCGCTCCCCCCTGGACCCCCTCCCCCCATTACCCCCCCTCCTCAAACGCCCCCTCCCCACCCGAACAACCCAACCCACGGGCCCCCTCCGCTGA
- a CDS encoding helix-turn-helix transcriptional regulator produces the protein MKAVFGLAGLDQVQEIVYSAALEAPALDAPELAEHLQLPVAQVRDALEVLLDLRMVRRSHAEPDRLVAVDPVVGLQNLLAREHEQLLARQQQISASQSMVLRMLADRDTSVASAATEGVQRLDGIDAVQQRLERFSQEARWTVETFMPGGAQSVAALEAARENDARVMARGVTIRTVGLDSVRGHEGTLAYARWLTDRGSEFRTVDALPPRMVLVDRGAALVPIDPEDSRKGAMYLTEPGMVASLVALFEQVWDVATPFGSDRRPDGDGLSAQEKALLVLIAQGHTDESAASKLFISARTARRTMAAIMERLGARSRFEAGVKAAQLGWL, from the coding sequence ATGAAGGCCGTGTTCGGGCTGGCCGGGCTCGATCAGGTGCAGGAGATCGTCTACAGCGCGGCGCTGGAGGCGCCCGCCCTGGACGCCCCGGAGCTGGCGGAACACCTGCAGCTCCCCGTCGCCCAGGTCCGCGACGCGCTGGAGGTCCTGCTCGACCTGCGCATGGTGCGCCGCTCGCACGCCGAGCCGGACCGCCTCGTCGCCGTGGACCCCGTGGTCGGGCTGCAGAACCTCCTGGCGCGCGAGCACGAGCAACTGCTCGCACGGCAGCAGCAGATCTCGGCGAGCCAGTCGATGGTGCTGAGGATGCTCGCCGACCGTGACACCAGCGTCGCCTCCGCCGCGACCGAGGGCGTGCAGCGCCTGGACGGGATCGACGCCGTCCAGCAGCGCCTGGAGCGGTTCTCGCAGGAGGCCAGGTGGACCGTGGAGACGTTCATGCCGGGCGGTGCCCAGTCCGTGGCGGCGCTGGAGGCCGCGCGGGAGAACGACGCCCGGGTCATGGCCCGCGGGGTCACGATACGCACCGTCGGACTGGACTCCGTGCGCGGGCACGAGGGGACGCTGGCGTACGCCCGCTGGCTGACCGACCGGGGCAGTGAGTTCCGCACGGTCGACGCGCTGCCGCCCCGGATGGTGCTGGTGGACCGCGGCGCCGCGCTGGTGCCGATCGACCCCGAGGACAGCCGCAAGGGGGCGATGTACCTGACCGAGCCGGGCATGGTCGCCTCGCTGGTCGCCCTCTTCGAACAGGTCTGGGACGTCGCCACGCCGTTCGGCAGCGACCGCAGGCCCGACGGTGACGGCCTCTCCGCGCAGGAGAAGGCTTTGCTGGTGCTCATCGCACAGGGGCACACCGACGAGTCGGCCGCCTCGAAACTCTTCATCTCGGCGCGCACGGCCCGGCGGACGATGGCCGCGATCATGGAGCGCCTGGGTGCCCGCAGCCGGTTCGAGGCGGGGGTCAAGGCCGCCCAACTGGGCTGGCTGTAG
- a CDS encoding GrpB family protein: MTEEAPQAPGVRNASAAAPRVIEIVPYDPAWPTEFTALAARLRPALPDALRIDHIGSTSVPGLAAKPVIDVQISVPALTPDDDFRTPLEALGFRYRRDNPDRSKRYFREPEDTRRIHIHVRRAGSLDEQLNLVFRDFLRARPETARRYAEAKRELAARHRHDAEAYTEGKSPFIWATLREAAVWAQETGWEPGPSDA; this comes from the coding sequence GTGACGGAAGAGGCACCGCAAGCGCCGGGTGTCCGGAACGCGTCCGCCGCAGCACCCCGCGTCATCGAGATCGTCCCCTACGACCCCGCCTGGCCAACGGAGTTCACCGCTCTCGCCGCCCGCCTGCGCCCCGCCCTCCCCGACGCCCTCCGTATCGACCACATCGGCTCCACCTCGGTCCCGGGCCTCGCCGCGAAACCGGTGATCGACGTACAGATCTCGGTCCCCGCCCTCACCCCGGACGACGACTTCCGCACCCCGCTGGAAGCGCTCGGCTTCCGTTACCGCAGGGACAATCCCGACCGGTCGAAACGGTATTTCCGCGAGCCGGAAGACACCCGCCGCATCCACATCCACGTACGCCGCGCGGGCAGCCTCGACGAACAACTCAACCTGGTCTTCCGGGACTTCCTGCGCGCCCGTCCCGAGACGGCCCGGCGCTACGCGGAGGCGAAACGCGAGCTGGCGGCCCGCCACCGCCACGACGCCGAGGCGTACACCGAGGGCAAGAGCCCGTTCATCTGGGCGACGCTGCGCGAGGCCGCCGTCTGGGCCCAGGAGACCGGCTGGGAACCGGGCCCCAGCGACGCCTGA
- a CDS encoding class I SAM-dependent methyltransferase, with product MTRDRGLAHAQKYLGDFETAVAERIEQRGKARLLEAGCGYGVAMMELVRAFGDAVEVHGFNYSPIDGDERRMRTEAVERGIFTEAGLADVTLPRITFCDASKPLPFPDGSFDFVYSQASMYLYDDKAAFLKECNRLLAPGGVARINPSLHFDEKDAPEKYQGYWEIWDDGREVTLGDHLKRVDGIDLVWPAGPDHPDLAYVELHRRDELDLGLRLVASVDLNFLWHEWGGVRSVYSTQVEFTPRYKRELGRVA from the coding sequence ATGACGAGGGACCGGGGCCTGGCCCACGCCCAGAAGTATCTCGGCGACTTCGAGACGGCCGTCGCCGAGCGGATCGAGCAGCGGGGGAAGGCCCGGCTGCTGGAGGCGGGCTGCGGCTACGGCGTCGCGATGATGGAACTCGTCCGCGCGTTCGGCGACGCCGTCGAGGTGCACGGCTTCAACTACTCGCCGATCGACGGCGACGAACGGCGGATGCGGACGGAGGCGGTGGAGCGGGGCATCTTCACGGAGGCCGGCCTGGCGGACGTCACCCTGCCGCGGATCACCTTCTGCGACGCCTCGAAGCCGCTCCCGTTCCCGGACGGCTCCTTCGACTTCGTCTACAGCCAGGCGTCGATGTACCTGTACGACGACAAGGCGGCGTTCCTGAAGGAGTGCAACCGGCTGCTCGCGCCCGGCGGGGTGGCCCGCATCAACCCGTCCCTGCACTTCGACGAGAAGGACGCGCCGGAGAAGTACCAGGGGTACTGGGAGATCTGGGACGACGGCCGCGAGGTGACCCTCGGCGACCACCTCAAGCGCGTCGACGGCATCGACCTCGTCTGGCCGGCCGGCCCGGACCACCCGGACCTCGCGTACGTCGAACTCCACCGCCGGGACGAACTCGACCTCGGCCTGCGCCTCGTCGCCTCCGTCGACCTCAACTTCCTGTGGCACGAGTGGGGCGGGGTCCGCAGCGTCTACTCGACGCAGGTGGAGTTCACGCCGCGCTACAAGCGCGAGCTGGGCAGGGTGGCGTGA
- a CDS encoding nucleoside-diphosphate kinase: protein MRTRWNPLPRFALPTRCDLSPSTHALVKPDGVARGLSLVVFSALRDAGLDVEPVGSFRLRPPDAERWLPEKTDEPDGALTLAYLCEGPVELLAVRGDDAIRRTLAVKRWLRAELGCGERRNVVHCPETVGERDHERVVFGGLLG, encoded by the coding sequence ATGCGGACCCGTTGGAACCCACTCCCGCGCTTCGCCCTCCCCACCCGCTGCGACCTCTCCCCCTCCACCCACGCCCTCGTCAAACCCGACGGCGTCGCCCGCGGGCTCTCCCTCGTCGTGTTCTCCGCCCTGCGGGACGCCGGCCTGGACGTCGAGCCCGTCGGCTCCTTCCGGCTCCGTCCTCCCGACGCCGAACGCTGGCTCCCCGAGAAGACCGACGAACCCGACGGGGCGCTGACCCTCGCGTACCTCTGCGAGGGGCCCGTCGAGCTGCTGGCGGTCCGGGGGGACGACGCGATCCGGCGGACGCTGGCCGTGAAGCGGTGGCTGCGGGCCGAGTTGGGGTGCGGGGAGCGGCGGAACGTCGTGCACTGCCCGGAGACGGTGGGGGAACGGGATCATGAGCGGGTGGTGTTCGGGGGGTTGTTGGGGTGA
- a CDS encoding amino acid ABC transporter permease, with protein MAWDEWEQLKAQAAERHTSHTRLNSASADGSGGTGTLKHKGGPWTKAAGTADELQTSTVTSGVDLRAAHDGISGSLEGLVSLSTLKTVLTSWDERLSAVRDECGDLEPKLRQVAKDMGEVDAAAADKTKSVQVPDTRKAE; from the coding sequence ATGGCATGGGACGAGTGGGAACAGCTCAAGGCACAGGCCGCCGAGCGGCATACCTCTCATACCCGGCTCAACAGCGCCTCGGCTGACGGCTCGGGCGGCACCGGCACGCTCAAGCACAAAGGCGGCCCTTGGACAAAAGCGGCCGGTACGGCGGACGAACTACAGACCAGCACCGTAACCTCCGGTGTCGACCTCCGCGCCGCGCACGACGGGATCAGCGGCAGCCTCGAAGGGCTGGTCAGCCTCAGCACGCTGAAGACCGTTCTCACCTCCTGGGACGAACGCCTCAGTGCTGTCCGTGACGAGTGCGGCGACCTGGAGCCCAAACTGCGGCAGGTCGCCAAGGACATGGGCGAAGTCGACGCGGCGGCGGCCGACAAGACCAAGAGCGTCCAGGTGCCCGACACGAGGAAAGCGGAGTGA
- a CDS encoding alpha/beta hydrolase, translated as MTITSGLTWPQLRDLKLSELTDAADGWNAASKHAGSARERVDGDMSGSLAKTQESESATAAVKRLKRLSENYHYIHTECALVRASVEALGIELAAPQKQLRDALEDAAANCYTVHADGRIDYPAGGKNAMTGELVPGGTVVGNNGLIGSGNSGLRRDGNGMYSPGMGPGAPALKSPNPHLAKAQEIADRIARALREAREIDDRYNSALGKLKAAPGLTVDTRTWADVAADVNAVSGAAQNYLADHLPFDKSPADRKEWWDHLSEEQREEYLTSFPDVIGNLDGIPSAVRDEANRENLTLLIAKLDGQPESKDMLAGLKGIQTKLQETVDPPMYLLGIGDRGNGRAIVSYGDPDTSKNVAAYVPGLGTKLDKDFANGTLDRALYTKMGADRHDSDSTASIVWLGYDAPQSIDVASTTSAEHGAPDYNSFMDGITATNGQKDLHLTAIGHSYGSRMVGEAAMRPGGIPGADDIILLGSPGTGADNASQLNVGADHVFVGSAQNDPVTWLPSKAGVLTGPVLSTLLMPEHDQNWFGTDPASEAFGGRRFKVADGPLPIVAGQGPTPAHSNYFNPAIDPASADNIARIVAGKSDSITTEAPR; from the coding sequence GTGACGATCACTTCCGGACTGACCTGGCCACAGCTTCGAGACCTCAAGCTGTCCGAGCTGACCGACGCGGCCGACGGGTGGAACGCCGCGTCGAAGCATGCCGGATCGGCACGCGAACGGGTGGACGGCGACATGAGCGGCAGCCTCGCCAAGACCCAGGAGAGCGAGTCGGCGACGGCCGCAGTCAAACGGTTGAAACGGCTCAGCGAGAACTACCACTACATCCACACCGAGTGCGCTCTCGTGCGGGCCTCGGTCGAAGCGCTGGGGATCGAACTCGCCGCTCCGCAGAAGCAGTTGCGGGACGCGCTGGAGGATGCGGCGGCCAACTGCTACACCGTCCACGCGGACGGGCGGATCGACTACCCGGCCGGTGGCAAGAACGCGATGACCGGCGAGCTGGTTCCCGGGGGAACCGTGGTGGGCAACAACGGCCTGATCGGCTCCGGCAACAGCGGCCTCCGCCGCGACGGCAACGGTATGTACTCTCCCGGCATGGGGCCTGGCGCACCGGCGTTGAAGAGCCCCAACCCCCATCTCGCGAAAGCTCAGGAGATCGCCGACCGCATCGCCCGCGCCCTGCGCGAGGCACGTGAGATCGATGACCGCTACAACTCCGCGCTGGGGAAACTGAAGGCCGCTCCGGGCCTCACGGTCGACACCAGGACCTGGGCCGACGTGGCCGCCGACGTCAACGCGGTGAGCGGCGCGGCGCAGAACTACCTCGCCGATCACCTGCCGTTCGACAAGTCGCCGGCCGACCGCAAGGAATGGTGGGACCACCTCAGCGAGGAACAGCGCGAGGAGTACCTCACGTCTTTCCCAGACGTCATCGGAAACCTCGACGGAATCCCTTCCGCCGTCCGCGACGAAGCGAACAGGGAGAATCTGACGCTCCTTATCGCGAAGCTGGACGGGCAGCCCGAGTCGAAAGACATGCTGGCGGGGCTGAAGGGGATACAGACGAAGCTCCAGGAAACCGTCGACCCTCCCATGTATCTGCTGGGCATCGGCGACCGGGGGAACGGCCGCGCCATTGTCAGCTACGGGGATCCTGACACGTCGAAGAACGTCGCCGCTTATGTCCCGGGGCTGGGCACCAAGCTTGACAAGGACTTTGCCAATGGCACCTTGGATCGGGCGCTTTACACGAAAATGGGCGCTGACCGGCACGACAGTGATTCAACTGCTTCCATAGTCTGGCTCGGGTACGACGCACCCCAGTCCATCGATGTCGCGTCCACCACCTCCGCAGAACACGGGGCCCCCGACTACAACAGCTTCATGGACGGAATCACCGCGACCAACGGCCAGAAGGACCTCCACCTCACAGCGATCGGGCACTCGTACGGGTCCCGCATGGTCGGGGAAGCGGCCATGCGGCCAGGGGGCATCCCCGGGGCGGATGACATCATCCTGCTCGGCAGCCCCGGCACCGGAGCCGACAATGCGTCCCAACTGAACGTCGGCGCCGATCATGTGTTCGTCGGATCCGCCCAGAATGACCCCGTCACCTGGCTGCCCTCGAAAGCGGGAGTACTCACCGGTCCGGTCCTCAGCACTCTGCTCATGCCCGAGCACGACCAGAACTGGTTCGGGACGGACCCTGCGAGCGAGGCTTTCGGCGGCAGGCGATTCAAGGTGGCTGACGGCCCACTTCCCATCGTGGCAGGCCAGGGACCAACACCCGCCCACTCCAACTACTTCAACCCCGCCATCGATCCAGCCTCGGCAGACAACATCGCTAGGATCGTAGCCGGTAAATCCGACTCCATCACGACTGAGGCACCTCGATGA
- a CDS encoding HAD family hydrolase, protein MTMTVRACGSISVLPLPDLVAAAEAHGETVPVKEYAQCAVPVRCELAVEHEMDGAHCVYVKEWDDGTGNLWWRWWADGAGEFVSAPACEAVSDGDDPEACYLVASHPREHSWEIFNPLREEVTRDAQSFLPDGLGRRRPQDGPYALGMATTAEPKYTGLIFDFFGVLTFNMVEVISYFEDRERIARGTFLRAWADPRGQELFRQLELGEITQPDWNRGFAALMGVAPDNLMARYLHDAFPAHQVLNVARQARAAGIRTAVLSNSLGREPYDPYAGFDLHGTFDEVVLSAEHGVRKPDPAVFRLVLDKLGVPAGRCLFVDDSEENLAAAHRLGITPLLALDEKVVARRLREVLGLTDL, encoded by the coding sequence ATGACGATGACAGTGCGGGCGTGCGGATCGATTTCCGTCCTGCCCCTGCCGGATCTCGTCGCCGCAGCAGAGGCCCACGGCGAAACCGTCCCCGTCAAGGAGTACGCCCAGTGCGCCGTTCCCGTGCGCTGTGAACTCGCCGTGGAACACGAGATGGACGGCGCGCACTGCGTGTATGTGAAGGAGTGGGACGACGGAACCGGAAATCTGTGGTGGCGCTGGTGGGCTGACGGGGCAGGGGAGTTCGTCTCCGCGCCCGCGTGCGAGGCGGTATCGGACGGCGACGACCCCGAGGCGTGCTATCTGGTCGCGAGCCACCCGCGCGAGCACTCGTGGGAGATCTTTAACCCCTTGCGGGAGGAAGTCACGCGCGATGCACAGAGCTTTCTCCCTGATGGGCTGGGGCGGCGGCGCCCGCAGGACGGCCCGTACGCTTTGGGAATGGCGACGACAGCAGAGCCCAAGTACACGGGCCTGATCTTCGACTTCTTCGGTGTCCTGACCTTCAACATGGTCGAGGTGATCTCCTACTTCGAGGACCGGGAGAGGATCGCCCGAGGGACGTTTCTCCGCGCCTGGGCCGACCCACGAGGGCAGGAACTGTTCCGGCAGCTCGAACTCGGCGAGATCACGCAGCCCGACTGGAACAGAGGGTTCGCTGCCCTGATGGGCGTCGCGCCCGACAACCTGATGGCCCGGTACCTTCACGACGCCTTCCCTGCGCACCAGGTGCTCAACGTGGCCCGGCAAGCACGGGCTGCCGGGATCAGGACCGCGGTGTTGTCCAACAGCCTCGGGCGGGAGCCGTACGACCCCTACGCCGGGTTCGACTTGCACGGCACCTTCGACGAAGTCGTGCTCTCCGCAGAGCACGGAGTACGGAAGCCCGATCCCGCCGTCTTCCGCCTGGTGCTCGACAAGCTCGGGGTGCCGGCCGGGCGGTGCCTGTTCGTCGACGACAGCGAAGAGAACCTTGCGGCCGCCCACAGGCTCGGCATCACGCCGCTCCTGGCGCTGGACGAGAAAGTGGTGGCGAGGCGTCTGCGTGAGGTGCTTGGCCTAACCGACCTGTAG